The following proteins are encoded in a genomic region of Pseudomonas saponiphila:
- a CDS encoding hydrolase: protein MSIRELLNPANSALILIDHQPQMAFGVQSIDRQTLKNNTVALAKAAKIFNVPSILTSVETESFSGYIWPELLAVFPGQQPIERTSMNSWEDRKLVEAVKATGRKKLVMAALWTEVCLTFPALEALAEGYEVYIVTDASGGTSQEAHDMAVQRMIQAGAVPVTWQQVLLEYQRDWAHKDTYEAVMGLVLEHSGAYGMGVDYAYSMVHKAPQRQL from the coding sequence ATGTCCATTCGTGAATTGCTCAACCCAGCCAACTCCGCCCTGATCCTCATCGACCACCAGCCGCAGATGGCCTTCGGCGTGCAATCGATCGATCGCCAGACCCTGAAGAACAACACCGTGGCCCTGGCCAAGGCGGCCAAGATCTTCAACGTGCCGAGCATCCTCACCTCGGTGGAAACCGAGAGCTTCAGCGGCTACATCTGGCCGGAACTGCTGGCGGTGTTTCCCGGCCAGCAACCCATCGAACGCACGTCGATGAACTCCTGGGAGGACCGCAAACTGGTGGAAGCGGTGAAGGCCACCGGGCGCAAGAAGCTGGTGATGGCCGCGCTGTGGACCGAAGTCTGCCTGACCTTCCCGGCCCTGGAAGCCCTGGCCGAAGGCTATGAGGTGTACATCGTCACCGACGCCTCCGGCGGCACCAGCCAGGAAGCCCACGACATGGCCGTGCAGCGGATGATCCAGGCCGGCGCGGTGCCGGTGACCTGGCAGCAGGTGCTGCTGGAGTACCAGCGTGATTGGGCGCACAAGGACACCTACGAGGCGGTCATGGGCCTGGTGCTGGAGCACAGCGGCGCCTACGGTATGGGCGTGGACTACGCCTACAGCATGGTGCACAAGGCGCCGCAACGTCAGCTGTAG
- a CDS encoding beta strand repeat-containing protein, with protein sequence MAIINGTNGADTLTGTDGYDEINALGGNDVIKGSPGADKIDGGAGFDTIDYSASSAGVNVEVRAGTGPAGKGGDAEGTTLTSIENVIGSAFNDILTSGPDAASTAIRLEGGAGNDIYYINTTITPTIVEQAGGGDDEVRVSYTYSGGTTLAANVERLTYIGDKNFTGYGNDSDNVITGGSGNDTLYGGGGADQFFGGAGLDIAGYTDSKVGVTINLKTGVNTGIAAGDTYNSIETIKGSNYNDTFVGNGLGMAFDGGAGVDTVDYSTSSAAVNVEVRAGTGPAGKGGDAEGTTLTSIENVIGSAFNDILTSGPDAASTAIRLEGGAGNDIYYINTTITPTIVEQAGGGDDEVRVSYTYSGGTTLAANVERLTYIGDKNFTGYGNDSDNVITGGSGNDTLYGGGGADQFFGGAGLDIAGYTDSKVGVTINLKTGVNTGIAAGDTYNSIETIKGSNYNDTFVGNGLGMAFDGGAGVDTVDYSTSSAAVNVEVRAGTGPAGKGGDAEGTTLTSIENVIGSAFNDILTSGPDAASTAIRLEGGAGNDIYYINTTITPTIVEQAGGGDDEVRVSYTYSGGTTLAANVERLTYIGDKNFTGYGNDSDNVITGGSGNDTLYGGGGADQFFGGAGLDIAGYTDSKVGVTINLKTGVNTGIAAGDTYNSIETIKGSNYNDTFVGNGLGMAFDGGAGVDTVDYSTSSAAVNVEVRAGTGPAGKGGDAEGTTLTSIENVIGSAFNDILTSGPDAASTAIRLEGGAGNDIYYINTTITPTIVEQAGGGDDEVRVSYTYSGGTTLAANVERLTYIGDKNFTGYGNDSDNVITGGSGNDTLYGGGGADQFFGGAGLDIAGYTDSKVGVTINLKTGVNTGIAAGDTYNSIETIKGSNYNDTFVGNGLGMAFDGGAGVDTVDYSTSSAAVNVEVRAGTGPAGKGGDAEGTTLTSIENVIGSAFNDILTSGPDAASTAIRLEGGAGNDIYYINTTITPTIVEQAGGGDDEVRVSYTYSGGTTLAANVERLTYIGDKNFTGYGNDSDNVITGGSGNDTLYGGGGADQFFGGAGLDIAGYTDSKVGVTINLKTGVNTGIAAGDTYNSIETIKGSNYNDTFVGNGLGMAFDGGAGVDTVDYSTSSAAVNVEVRAGIGAVGRGGDAEGTTLANIENVIGSAFNDILTSGPDAASTAIRLEGGAGDDIYYINTTITPTIVEQAGGGDDEVRVSYTYSGGTTLAANVERLTFIGNSTFTGWGNDLDNIITGGSGNDTLYGGAGADQFFGGAGYDTVGYLDSKVSMTLNLKTGVHSGIAAGDTYTDIEAIRGSNLNDIFYGGTSAMGLDGAAGQDLVSYELSDSAVAIDLYTGVNTGDAQGDTYTNIEIVQGSNFNDTLSGSRLSDILIGGKGADLIDGREGQDSVWYITSTTGVTINLQTNLNQGGDAEGDVLRNIERVVGSHYNDSLTGDASVNYLEGGLGDDVLYGGDGNDYLYGGLISQIGPFSLDGLTNGPQADTLYGGNGNDTIVTASNDQGSRAYGEAGGDVITVVHGMADGGEGNDLLTGTGLGFSLFGGAGDDKLVLRASGWANGGEGDDTYTIDTRALVTIQDDGVSRGDKLVLSTLYSNDLLADRVGDDLYLHQSRFASGQTPQEGVCLKGWFAGYDTIEQIQTADGQLINLPANSDAFALFG encoded by the coding sequence ATGGCAATAATCAACGGGACAAACGGTGCTGACACGCTGACTGGTACCGATGGGTATGACGAAATCAACGCTCTGGGCGGGAATGATGTCATCAAGGGGAGTCCCGGAGCAGACAAGATCGATGGTGGCGCCGGTTTCGACACGATTGACTACTCGGCCTCTTCCGCCGGAGTGAACGTGGAAGTGCGTGCAGGTACCGGTCCAGCCGGCAAGGGCGGAGATGCTGAAGGCACTACCCTCACCAGCATCGAAAACGTCATCGGTTCGGCATTCAATGACATCCTCACCTCCGGCCCGGACGCCGCCTCCACGGCCATCCGCCTGGAAGGTGGCGCGGGTAACGATATCTACTACATCAACACCACCATCACACCGACCATCGTCGAACAGGCTGGCGGCGGCGATGACGAAGTACGGGTGTCATATACCTATAGCGGCGGCACCACTCTGGCGGCCAACGTCGAGCGTCTGACCTACATCGGCGACAAGAACTTTACCGGTTACGGTAACGACAGCGACAACGTCATCACCGGCGGTTCAGGCAACGACACACTTTACGGCGGAGGTGGCGCCGACCAATTCTTCGGCGGTGCGGGCCTAGACATCGCTGGATACACCGACAGCAAGGTCGGCGTGACGATCAATCTGAAAACCGGCGTAAACACCGGCATTGCCGCTGGCGACACTTACAACAGCATCGAGACGATCAAGGGTTCGAACTACAACGACACGTTCGTCGGCAACGGCCTGGGCATGGCCTTTGACGGTGGTGCTGGTGTCGACACCGTCGACTACTCGACCTCTTCCGCAGCAGTAAACGTTGAAGTGCGTGCAGGTACCGGTCCAGCCGGCAAGGGCGGAGATGCTGAAGGCACTACCCTCACCAGCATCGAAAACGTCATCGGTTCGGCATTCAATGACATCCTCACCTCCGGCCCGGACGCCGCCTCCACGGCCATCCGCCTGGAAGGTGGCGCGGGTAACGATATCTACTACATCAACACCACCATCACACCGACCATCGTCGAACAGGCTGGCGGCGGCGATGACGAAGTACGGGTGTCATATACCTATAGCGGCGGCACCACTCTGGCGGCCAACGTCGAGCGTCTGACCTACATCGGCGACAAGAACTTTACCGGTTACGGTAACGACAGCGACAACGTCATCACCGGCGGTTCAGGCAACGACACACTTTACGGCGGAGGTGGCGCCGACCAATTCTTCGGCGGTGCGGGCCTAGACATCGCTGGATACACCGACAGCAAGGTCGGCGTGACGATCAATCTGAAAACCGGCGTAAACACCGGCATTGCCGCTGGCGACACTTACAACAGCATCGAGACGATCAAGGGTTCGAACTACAACGACACGTTCGTCGGCAACGGCCTGGGCATGGCCTTTGACGGTGGTGCTGGTGTCGACACCGTCGACTACTCGACCTCTTCCGCAGCAGTAAACGTTGAAGTGCGTGCAGGTACCGGTCCAGCCGGCAAGGGCGGAGATGCTGAAGGCACTACCCTCACCAGCATCGAAAACGTCATCGGTTCGGCATTCAATGACATCCTCACCTCCGGCCCGGACGCCGCCTCCACGGCCATCCGCCTGGAAGGTGGCGCGGGTAACGATATCTACTACATCAACACCACCATCACACCGACCATCGTCGAACAGGCTGGCGGCGGCGATGACGAAGTACGGGTGTCATACACCTATAGCGGCGGCACCACTCTGGCGGCCAACGTCGAGCGTCTGACCTACATCGGCGACAAGAACTTTACCGGTTACGGTAACGACAGCGACAACGTCATCACCGGCGGTTCAGGCAACGACACACTTTACGGCGGAGGTGGCGCCGACCAATTCTTCGGCGGTGCGGGCCTAGACATCGCTGGATACACCGACAGCAAGGTCGGCGTGACGATCAATCTGAAAACCGGCGTAAACACCGGCATTGCCGCTGGCGACACTTACAACAGCATCGAGACGATCAAGGGTTCGAACTACAACGACACGTTCGTCGGCAACGGCCTGGGCATGGCCTTTGACGGTGGTGCTGGTGTCGACACCGTCGACTACTCGACCTCTTCCGCAGCAGTAAACGTTGAAGTGCGTGCAGGTACCGGTCCAGCCGGCAAGGGCGGAGATGCTGAAGGCACTACCCTCACCAGCATCGAAAACGTCATCGGTTCGGCATTCAATGACATCCTCACCTCCGGCCCGGACGCCGCCTCCACGGCCATCCGCCTGGAAGGTGGCGCGGGTAACGATATCTACTACATCAACACCACCATCACACCGACCATCGTCGAACAGGCTGGCGGCGGCGATGACGAAGTACGGGTGTCATACACCTATAGCGGCGGCACCACTCTGGCGGCCAACGTCGAGCGTCTGACCTACATCGGCGACAAGAACTTTACCGGTTACGGTAACGACAGCGACAACGTCATCACCGGCGGTTCAGGCAACGACACACTTTACGGCGGAGGTGGCGCCGACCAATTCTTCGGCGGTGCAGGCCTAGACATCGCTGGATACACCGACAGCAAGGTCGGCGTGACGATCAATCTGAAAACCGGCGTAAACACCGGCATTGCCGCTGGCGACACTTACAACAGCATCGAGACGATCAAGGGTTCGAACTACAACGACACGTTCGTCGGCAACGGCCTGGGCATGGCCTTTGACGGTGGTGCTGGTGTCGACACCGTCGACTACTCGACCTCTTCCGCAGCAGTAAACGTTGAAGTGCGTGCAGGTACCGGTCCAGCCGGCAAGGGCGGAGATGCTGAAGGCACTACCCTCACCAGCATCGAAAACGTCATCGGTTCGGCATTCAATGACATCCTCACCTCCGGCCCGGACGCCGCCTCCACGGCCATCCGCCTGGAAGGTGGCGCGGGTAACGATATCTACTACATCAACACCACCATCACACCGACCATCGTCGAACAGGCTGGCGGCGGCGATGACGAAGTACGGGTGTCATACACCTATAGCGGCGGCACCACTCTGGCGGCCAACGTCGAGCGTCTGACCTACATCGGCGACAAGAACTTTACCGGTTACGGTAACGACAGCGACAACGTCATCACCGGCGGTTCAGGCAACGACACACTTTACGGCGGAGGTGGCGCCGACCAATTCTTCGGCGGTGCGGGCCTAGACATCGCTGGATACACCGACAGCAAGGTCGGCGTGACGATCAATCTGAAAACCGGCGTAAACACCGGCATTGCCGCTGGCGACACTTACAACAGCATCGAGACGATCAAGGGTTCGAACTACAACGACACGTTCGTCGGCAACGGCCTGGGCATGGCCTTTGACGGTGGTGCTGGTGTCGACACCGTCGACTACTCGACCTCTTCCGCAGCAGTAAACGTTGAAGTACGTGCAGGTATTGGCGCGGTTGGCAGAGGTGGGGATGCCGAAGGCACTACCCTCGCCAATATCGAAAACGTCATCGGCTCGGCGTTCAATGACATCCTCACCTCCGGTCCGGACGCCGCCTCCACGGCCATTCGCCTGGAAGGTGGCGCGGGTGACGATATCTATTACATCAACACCACCATCACACCGACCATCGTCGAACAGGCTGGCGGCGGCGATGACGAAGTACGGGTGTCATACACCTATAGCGGCGGCACTACTCTGGCGGCCAACGTCGAGCGCCTGACCTTTATCGGCAATAGCACCTTCACCGGCTGGGGCAACGATCTCGACAACATCATCACCGGTGGCTCAGGCAACGACACGCTCTACGGCGGCGCGGGAGCCGACCAGTTCTTCGGTGGCGCAGGTTACGACACGGTGGGGTACCTCGATAGCAAAGTGAGCATGACCCTCAACCTCAAGACTGGCGTACATTCCGGCATAGCGGCAGGTGACACCTACACCGACATCGAAGCAATCAGGGGCTCCAACCTGAATGACATCTTCTATGGGGGAACTTCCGCCATGGGGCTGGATGGTGCTGCCGGGCAGGATCTGGTCAGCTACGAGCTGTCGGACAGTGCCGTGGCCATCGACCTGTATACAGGAGTCAACACCGGGGACGCGCAGGGTGACACCTACACCAACATCGAAATTGTCCAGGGCAGCAACTTCAACGACACGCTGTCGGGCTCGCGCTTGAGTGACATTTTGATTGGCGGCAAGGGTGCGGATCTGATTGATGGTCGCGAAGGCCAGGACAGCGTCTGGTACATCACCAGCACCACAGGCGTCACGATCAATCTGCAGACCAACCTGAACCAGGGTGGCGATGCCGAGGGTGATGTGCTGCGCAACATCGAGCGTGTGGTGGGCAGTCACTACAACGACAGCCTGACAGGTGATGCCAGCGTTAACTATCTGGAAGGCGGGCTAGGCGATGACGTCCTGTACGGTGGTGACGGCAACGATTATCTGTACGGCGGACTGATTTCGCAGATCGGGCCTTTCAGCCTCGACGGCCTGACCAACGGGCCGCAGGCCGATACCTTGTATGGCGGTAATGGTAACGACACCATTGTCACTGCAAGCAACGACCAGGGCAGCCGGGCCTACGGTGAAGCGGGGGGCGATGTCATCACCGTTGTGCACGGCATGGCTGACGGAGGTGAAGGCAACGACCTGCTGACGGGCACCGGCCTGGGCTTTTCCCTGTTCGGCGGGGCTGGTGATGACAAGCTGGTCTTGCGCGCCAGTGGCTGGGCCAATGGTGGCGAGGGTGACGATACCTACACGATCGATACGCGGGCATTGGTCACCATTCAGGACGACGGTGTCAGCCGTGGCGACAAGTTGGTGCTGTCAACCCTTTACAGCAACGACTTGCTGGCAGACCGCGTCGGCGATGATCTCTACCTGCACCAGTCACGCTTTGCGAGTGGCCAGACTCCACAGGAAGGCGTGTGCCTGAAGGGCTGGTTCGCCGGTTACGACACCATCGAGCAAATCCAGACAGCTGATGGGCAACTCATCAATCTTCCGGCCAACAGTGATGCATTTGCCTTGTTTGGCTGA
- a CDS encoding glutamine synthetase family protein, giving the protein MKFAALDEARDFLAANPDIDMIELFILDANGVPRGKLLHREELLAVYASGRPLPSTILGLTLNGDDVENSGLVWDVGDIDCRAYPLAGSLVRLPWRQIPTAAVQVSMHPQEGMPASIADPRHLLIKVIDGLKAEGYHPVMACELEFYLLDAKRDGNGRPQPALDADGGRPRSTQVYGLRELEQIEPFLADLYAACKLQGIPARTAISEYAPGQVEITLEHGDALEAMDQAVRYKRLVKAIAHKHGMQATFMAKPFDHLAGTGMHMHVSIADAAGHNLFASEDPAGTPLLRQAVGGMLASLLDSLLLFCPNANSYRRFQANSYAPLAPTWGVDNRTVSLRVPGGPANSRHIEHRICGADANPYLAAAAILAGVHRGLREQLDPGDPVQGNGYAQATELLPTDWLTSLTALEQSAWARDALGSEFLGVYLAVKRAEYRQFMAEVGEQDWRWYLTQA; this is encoded by the coding sequence ATGAAATTTGCCGCCCTCGACGAAGCCCGTGACTTCCTGGCCGCCAACCCCGATATCGACATGATTGAACTCTTCATCCTCGACGCCAACGGCGTGCCCCGGGGCAAGCTGCTGCACCGCGAAGAACTGCTGGCGGTGTATGCAAGCGGCCGGCCGCTGCCCAGCACCATCCTCGGCCTGACTCTCAATGGCGACGATGTCGAGAACTCCGGGCTGGTGTGGGACGTCGGCGATATCGACTGCCGCGCCTACCCGCTGGCCGGCAGTCTGGTGCGCCTGCCCTGGCGGCAGATTCCCACTGCCGCGGTGCAAGTCAGCATGCACCCGCAGGAGGGCATGCCCGCCAGCATCGCTGATCCGCGCCACCTGCTGATCAAGGTCATCGACGGGCTCAAGGCCGAGGGCTACCACCCGGTAATGGCCTGCGAGCTGGAGTTCTACCTGCTGGACGCCAAGCGCGACGGCAATGGCCGGCCACAACCGGCCCTGGACGCCGATGGCGGTCGTCCGCGCAGCACCCAGGTCTACGGCCTGCGCGAGCTGGAGCAGATCGAGCCGTTCCTTGCCGATCTCTACGCGGCCTGCAAGCTGCAGGGCATTCCGGCGCGCACGGCGATCTCCGAGTACGCCCCAGGGCAGGTGGAAATCACTCTGGAACATGGCGATGCTCTGGAGGCGATGGACCAGGCCGTGCGCTACAAGCGCCTGGTCAAGGCGATAGCCCACAAACACGGAATGCAGGCCACCTTCATGGCCAAGCCCTTCGACCACCTGGCCGGCACCGGCATGCACATGCATGTGAGCATTGCCGACGCGGCGGGCCACAACCTGTTTGCCTCCGAGGACCCGGCCGGCACCCCGCTGCTGCGTCAGGCCGTGGGCGGCATGCTTGCGTCCCTGCTCGACTCCCTGCTGCTGTTCTGCCCCAACGCCAACTCCTACCGGCGCTTCCAGGCCAACAGCTACGCGCCCCTGGCCCCCACCTGGGGCGTCGACAACCGCACCGTGAGCCTGCGGGTGCCCGGTGGCCCGGCCAACAGTCGGCACATCGAACACCGTATCTGCGGCGCCGACGCCAACCCCTACCTCGCCGCAGCGGCGATCCTCGCCGGGGTGCACCGCGGCCTGCGCGAACAACTCGATCCGGGTGATCCGGTGCAAGGCAATGGCTACGCCCAGGCCACCGAGCTGCTGCCCACCGACTGGCTGACCTCGCTGACCGCCCTGGAGCAATCGGCCTGGGCCCGGGATGCCCTGGGCAGCGAATTCCTCGGGGTGTACCTGGCGGTCAAGCGCGCCGAATACCGCCAGTTCATGGCCGAAGTCGGCGAGCAGGACTGGCGCTGGTACCTGACCCAGGCCTGA
- a CDS encoding LysR family transcriptional regulator: MDRIECMRAFVVTVDENGFAAAARAMDVPRSKVSKQIQALEEAIGVQLLQRTTRSLHLTEAGAEYYENAREVLAALDEAEQRARDGVAELRGVLRVNAPMSFGLRRLGPLVPLFHEQHPLIELQLVLSDQQVDPVRGGFDVTLRIASLPDSSMVARQLAPAPRIMVASPAYLARAGTPLQPKDLSSHQCLNYGYLQSGVSLQLSNGSDTQRVHVTGPLHANNGDLLAQAAEAGMGIALLPDFIVEEALAAGRLVPVLCEWQAPPISVNVVYPSARRVPQKTRVFIDFLVGHLTKKISA; the protein is encoded by the coding sequence ATGGACCGTATCGAATGCATGCGCGCTTTTGTCGTCACCGTTGATGAGAACGGCTTTGCCGCCGCCGCCCGGGCCATGGATGTGCCCCGTTCCAAGGTCAGCAAACAGATCCAGGCCCTGGAAGAGGCCATCGGCGTGCAACTGCTGCAGCGCACCACCCGCAGCCTGCACCTGACCGAGGCCGGCGCCGAGTACTACGAAAACGCCCGGGAGGTACTGGCAGCCCTGGACGAGGCCGAACAACGAGCCCGGGACGGCGTCGCCGAACTGCGCGGGGTGTTGCGGGTCAATGCGCCGATGTCCTTCGGCCTGCGCCGGCTCGGGCCGCTGGTGCCGCTGTTCCATGAACAGCACCCGCTGATCGAGTTGCAACTGGTGCTCAGCGACCAGCAGGTGGACCCGGTGCGCGGCGGTTTCGATGTCACCCTGCGCATCGCCAGCCTGCCGGATTCGTCGATGGTGGCCCGGCAGCTGGCGCCGGCACCGCGGATCATGGTGGCCTCCCCCGCCTATCTGGCCCGAGCCGGCACTCCCCTCCAGCCCAAGGACCTCAGCAGCCACCAGTGCCTCAACTACGGCTACCTGCAAAGCGGCGTCAGCCTGCAACTGAGCAACGGCAGCGACACCCAGCGGGTGCACGTCACCGGGCCGCTGCACGCCAACAACGGCGACCTGCTGGCCCAGGCCGCCGAGGCCGGCATGGGTATCGCCCTGCTGCCGGATTTCATCGTCGAAGAGGCCCTGGCGGCCGGACGCCTGGTGCCGGTGCTGTGTGAATGGCAGGCGCCGCCCATCAGCGTCAACGTGGTCTACCCCTCGGCGCGGCGGGTGCCACAAAAGACTCGGGTGTTTATCGATTTTCTGGTGGGGCATCTGACGAAAAAAATCTCAGCTTGA
- a CDS encoding methyltransferase family protein, translating to MKISPRLAISSLLGALAYLGLAIWGIGGFAAFFGHPQLTLITLATLLMVVASLSSEVNLSSGVREDQGNRWVLPVFAVIGLLSGLVPAYSDRVGFWTFGGEGLRWLGALLFILGGVLRLWPVFILGRRFSGLVAIQPGHQLVVDGLYRHLRNPSYLGLLVNAVGWALAFRSGLGLLLAALTLIPLIARIHAEEALLLEHFGQAYEDYCARSWRLLPGVY from the coding sequence ATGAAAATCTCCCCCCGACTGGCCATCTCCAGCCTTCTCGGCGCCCTCGCCTACCTCGGCCTGGCGATCTGGGGCATAGGCGGCTTCGCGGCCTTCTTCGGCCATCCGCAGTTGACGCTGATCACCCTCGCCACCCTGCTGATGGTGGTCGCTTCGCTGTCCAGCGAGGTCAACCTGAGCAGTGGCGTGCGGGAAGATCAGGGCAACCGCTGGGTGCTGCCAGTGTTCGCGGTGATTGGTCTGTTGAGCGGCTTGGTCCCGGCCTACAGCGACCGCGTCGGCTTCTGGACCTTTGGCGGTGAAGGCCTGCGCTGGCTCGGCGCCTTGCTGTTCATCCTCGGCGGTGTGCTGCGCCTGTGGCCGGTGTTCATCCTCGGCCGACGCTTCAGTGGCTTGGTGGCGATCCAGCCCGGCCACCAGTTGGTGGTGGACGGCCTCTATCGCCACCTGCGCAACCCCAGCTACCTGGGCTTGCTGGTGAACGCCGTGGGCTGGGCCCTGGCCTTTCGCTCGGGGCTGGGACTGCTGCTGGCGGCGCTGACCCTGATCCCGCTGATCGCGCGCATTCATGCCGAGGAGGCCCTGTTGCTGGAGCATTTCGGCCAGGCATATGAAGACTATTGCGCCCGCAGCTGGCGCCTGCTGCCCGGTGTCTACTGA